The Amycolatopsis sp. NBC_01480 genome segment GGCGAACAGGCCCACCACGAGTTCGGCACCGGGGACGTCCGGCAGGTCGTCACGCGCGAAGGCGCCGGCGGGCATGCCGTTCAGCCACGCTTCGGGCAGGCCCTCGAACGAATCGAAGCCGTAAACCTCGACGCCGCCGCGCGCGCCCGCGATGGTACGCAAGGTGTTTCCCGACGCGACCCCGAATTCCAGCGCCATGCCCCCGGTCGGCGCGAGCGAAAGCGCGAACTTCAGCGTCTCCGGCGGGCTGCCGAAATGCTTGGCGCCGATCAGGCTTTCGCGGGCGAAGATGTTGCTCTCCAGCGCCGCGTCCTGGTCGCCGGCGTAGACGATGTCGCGGCGGCTGCGGATCTCGAACTCGACCACCCGGTCGAGGAGCCGGTCACCCTGCTGGACGATCTCGGCGCGCAGCTGTTCGCGCATCCGGCCCAATTGGTCCTGCATTCCGTTCAGCTGATCGGTGTACGGGTCATGCAGCCGGGCGGCGGCGCGGCGCAGCACCGTGCCCGCCTTGCGCCGCAGGGCCCCGCTCAAAGTCCTTGCAGTCAAACGATCTTCGCGCTGATGGTCCATTCACGGACGGTACACAACGGGCAATCGGCCACCTCGGCGCGGGGCGGTCTACCCGCGGGTAACGACGACTGTCCCCTGCGCCACGGCGCACAGTGCCGACGTGCCGTCTTCGTCCACTGTGTACAGATCGCAGCGGGAGGTCGCGCGCGAGCGGCCGGACTGGACGACCACGGCTTCGGCCCGCAGCTTCGGACCGCCGGCGGGCTTGAGGTAGTCGATGGTGAAGCCAGCGGTCAGCACGGCCGGGCCGAGAACGGCGCCGGCGGCGAACGTGAGGGTGTTGTCCGCGGCGTACGCGAGCACCCCGCCATGGACGTAGCCATTCTGCTGTCGCAACTCTTCGCGGATGTCGAGCTCGATCGTCGCGCGGCGGTCGCCGAACTCCGTCAGCCGAGCGCCGAGCAAAACGGAGAACGGCTGCGACGCGAGCCCTGCACGAGCGGCGGCGAGATCCATCGAGGCTCCTCACTTCAGTAGTGAAGTGAGGATGGCGCCCGGCGAGCCGCACTGTCGAGATCGGGGCCATGTCCGACGACCAGCGCCTGTTCTTTTTGTTGCAACGGGCTGCCCACCAGCTCCGCGTAACCGGCGACCGGCGCTGCCTCGCCGCCGCCGGCATCACGACGGCCCAGCTCGGAGCGTTGTTCACCGTCCAGGACCGGCCCGGGCTCACCCAACGCGAACTGGCCGCGGAGCTGGGCCAACGGGAATCGGCGGTGACGGCGATGATCGGGCGGTTGGTGGAGGGTGGGCTGATCGCGAAACGGCCGCATCCTCGGCAGCACCGGGCGGTGGTCCTGGAGCTGACCGACGCGGGCGCCCGGGCGCTCGTTCGGGCTCGGCCTGAGGTCGACCGGGTCAATGCCGAGCTACGGGCACTGGTCGGGGACTCCGACTACACGCGTACGGCGGCCGCGTTGCAGCGGCTAGCCGACTGGGGGCTATAGCAGCGGCCCTGGCCCACCCGGGCCTCGGATGCTCTGAAGGTCACCTTGAGGGCATCCAGGTCCCTCAAGGTGACCTTCAGAGCGTCACCCACCCTGCTGCAGCCGAATGGCCGCCGTAGCAGGGTGTGGCCCAGGCGTCACCCCCTGCACCCCTGCTCGTTTTTCCCTGGAAACTTCCAGCCCCGACCATGGCACCGTGGTGACCATGACGGCACGCGCCTGGTGGGCCTGGCAAACACTGCGATCCGCGGCGATCGCCTATCGCGGGACGCGGCGGCGGGCCCGGTCGTGAGTGTTCATGACGGTTAGAACCGTCATGAACACTCACGACTCAGCGGCGCGTTACCGGTCCGGGGACTCGCTGCCGCCCTGCTGCTCGGCGAGGAAACGCTCGAACTGCGAGCCCAGCTCCTCCGCCGTGGGCATGTGCTCCTTGGACTCCGCGAGCAGGCTGTCGTGCGCGGCGGCCTCGACGAACGTGTCGTACTGGCGCTCCAGCGCGCGCACCACGTCGGCGACCTCGTCGGACTCCGAGACCTGGCGGTCGATCTCCGCGGTGGCCACGTCGGCGGCCGCGCGCAGCTCGCCGTCGGGCAGGTTCAGACCAGTCGCGCGGCCAAGGGCCTCGAAGACCTTCAGCGCGGCCGACGGATAGGCCGACTGGGCCAGGTAGTGCGGCACGTGCGCGGCGAAGCCCATCGCGTCGTGGCCCAGCTCGCCGAGGCGGAACTCGATCAGCGCCGCGACGCTGCCGGGCACCTGCATGCGGTTGGGCAGCGGCTGGTGGTCGCCCACCAGCTCACCGCGCGTCGCGTGGGCCGTGACGCCCAGCGGGCGCGTGTGCGGGGTGCCCATCGGGATGCCGTGGTAACCGACGGTCAGGCGCACGCCCCAGCGTTCCACCAGCTGCTTGACCGCGGTGGCGAAGCGCTCCCAGTCGTGGTCCGGCTCCGGACCGGACAGCAGCAGGAACGGCGTGCCGTCGGTGTCGTGCATCAGCCGGACGGTCAGCTCGGGCGCCTCGTAGTCCTCCCAGTGGTCCACCGCGTAGGTCATCGGCGGGCGGCGGGAGCGGTAGTCGATCAGCCGGTCGACGTCGAACCGCGCGATCACGCGGCCCTTGACCTCGTTCGTCAGGTGGTCGGTGACCAGCCGGCCGGTGGAACCCGCGTCCATGAAGCCTTCGAAGAAGTGCAGGAGCACGGCACCGGACAGGTCGGGGACGTCCGAATCCACCTCGTACAGTTCCTCGGGATCGAACCCCACCGGAATCCTCCTGCTGCTCGCTGTCGTACACGGACGTATCGGAGTACAACGCGGCACAACCGCGATTCCATTCCACCCACGTGGCCGAAATAGTAACGCCACGCACTCACCCGGGCCCCGGATCGGGGCATGATGACACTTGTCGTGGCCATATCTTCACGGAGTCAGGCACGCTGAGCAGGTGACCGTAGAGAACACCAGCACGTTGCGCCTGCGTCTGCGCCCACCGGCGCACCGGGTGAGCCGCAAAGCCGTCGGCCAGTGGACGGTGTCCGCGGCGATCGGCTGGATCGTCGTGATCGGCATCCAGGCGGTGGTGGTGGCGACCAGCGACGACCCGCCGTCGTGGCTGTCCGTGACGCTGACGATCTGCTGTGTGCTCGCCGCGGCGCACCTGATCGTGATGCCGCAGTGGCGCTACCGCGTGCACCGCTGGGAGGTCACCGGCGAAGCGGTGTACACGCAGTCCGGCTGGCTGAAGCAGGAGTGGCGGATCGCGCCGATCTCGCGGATCCAGACCGTGGACCTCGAGCGCGGGCCGATCGAGCAGCTGTTCGGGCTGGCCAAGATCACCGTGACCACGGCGTCGGCCGCCGGGCCGCTGCACATCTCCGGGCTCGACCACGAGCGCGCGGTGGAGCTGGCCGACGAGCTGACCCGCACCACGCAGGCCTCCCCCGGCGACGCGACATGACCGGCGTGACCACCGCGGAGACCACCCCGCCCATCCCGGACGCGGGCGGCGAGGGCACGGCCGGCGCGCCGTGGCACCGGCTCGACCGCCGCATGCTGCTCATCCGCCCGGTGCTGGACGTGGTGCGGTCGCTGCCCCTGCTGATCGGCACGCTGGTGCTCGGGCACGGCAACAACTGGCAGTGGATCGGGCTCGCCGCGACCGCCGTGACCGTGGCCGTCGGCATCTCGCACTGCCTCACCTCGCGCTATCGCGTCACCGCGACGCAGGTCGAGTGGCACACCGGGCTGCTGCTGCGCAAACAGCGCGCCGTGCCGCGCGACCGGATCCGCACCGTCGACGTCATGTCGGAGCCGAAACACCGGCTGTTCTCCCTCGCCGCCGTGCGGATCGGCACCGGACGGCACTCGCACGGCAAGGGCCCGGGCAAGGACGAGCTGGTGCTGGACGCCGTCACCGGCGCGGAGGCCCAGCGGCTGAGAACCCTTCTGCTGCACCGGAAAACCTCCACCACGAACGCTGAAGCGAGCACCGACGCCGAAACCGGCCCGCCGGAGCGGCTGGTCGCGGCCGTCGACAAGCGGTGGCTGCGGTACGCGCCGTTCACGCTGTCCGGCATCGCGGTGGTCGGCGCGATCGTCGGCACGCTGTACCACTTCGTGCACGAGCTGCACCTGGACCCGCTGCGTTACGGGCCGCTGCGCGAGCTGGCCCAGCAGTACACCGCCGCGCCGACGTGGCTGGTCGTGCTGCCCACGGCGGTCGGGCTGCTGCTGATCGTGGCGGCACTTTCGATCGGCGGCTACGTGCTGTCGTTCTGGAACTTCCGGCTCACCCGCGAGGACGGCGGCACGCTGCACATCCGGCGCGGCCT includes the following:
- a CDS encoding class I SAM-dependent methyltransferase encodes the protein MDHQREDRLTARTLSGALRRKAGTVLRRAAARLHDPYTDQLNGMQDQLGRMREQLRAEIVQQGDRLLDRVVEFEIRSRRDIVYAGDQDAALESNIFARESLIGAKHFGSPPETLKFALSLAPTGGMALEFGVASGNTLRTIAGARGGVEVYGFDSFEGLPEAWLNGMPAGAFARDDLPDVPGAELVVGLFADSLPGFLEKHQGHVDFLHVDGDLYSSAKTVLDLVGPRLRPGSIVHFDEFFNFPGWKRHEYRAWMEHVEKTGVEFTYEAYTYNDNQVTVRITGVPGLDRPAADDVSRSTPAR
- a CDS encoding PaaI family thioesterase, with product MDLAAARAGLASQPFSVLLGARLTEFGDRRATIELDIREELRQQNGYVHGGVLAYAADNTLTFAAGAVLGPAVLTAGFTIDYLKPAGGPKLRAEAVVVQSGRSRATSRCDLYTVDEDGTSALCAVAQGTVVVTRG
- a CDS encoding MarR family winged helix-turn-helix transcriptional regulator, giving the protein MSDDQRLFFLLQRAAHQLRVTGDRRCLAAAGITTAQLGALFTVQDRPGLTQRELAAELGQRESAVTAMIGRLVEGGLIAKRPHPRQHRAVVLELTDAGARALVRARPEVDRVNAELRALVGDSDYTRTAAALQRLADWGL
- a CDS encoding proteasome assembly chaperone family protein, which codes for MGFDPEELYEVDSDVPDLSGAVLLHFFEGFMDAGSTGRLVTDHLTNEVKGRVIARFDVDRLIDYRSRRPPMTYAVDHWEDYEAPELTVRLMHDTDGTPFLLLSGPEPDHDWERFATAVKQLVERWGVRLTVGYHGIPMGTPHTRPLGVTAHATRGELVGDHQPLPNRMQVPGSVAALIEFRLGELGHDAMGFAAHVPHYLAQSAYPSAALKVFEALGRATGLNLPDGELRAAADVATAEIDRQVSESDEVADVVRALERQYDTFVEAAAHDSLLAESKEHMPTAEELGSQFERFLAEQQGGSESPDR
- a CDS encoding PH domain-containing protein, giving the protein MTVENTSTLRLRLRPPAHRVSRKAVGQWTVSAAIGWIVVIGIQAVVVATSDDPPSWLSVTLTICCVLAAAHLIVMPQWRYRVHRWEVTGEAVYTQSGWLKQEWRIAPISRIQTVDLERGPIEQLFGLAKITVTTASAAGPLHISGLDHERAVELADELTRTTQASPGDAT
- a CDS encoding PH domain-containing protein, with translation MTGVTTAETTPPIPDAGGEGTAGAPWHRLDRRMLLIRPVLDVVRSLPLLIGTLVLGHGNNWQWIGLAATAVTVAVGISHCLTSRYRVTATQVEWHTGLLLRKQRAVPRDRIRTVDVMSEPKHRLFSLAAVRIGTGRHSHGKGPGKDELVLDAVTGAEAQRLRTLLLHRKTSTTNAEASTDAETGPPERLVAAVDKRWLRYAPFTLSGIAVVGAIVGTLYHFVHELHLDPLRYGPLRELAQQYTAAPTWLVVLPTAVGLLLIVAALSIGGYVLSFWNFRLTREDGGTLHIRRGLVTTRSVSIEEDRLRGVEVKEPLPLRMVGGAKCVAVAAGLREGKGADKGGGLLLPPAPIGRVHEVVADVLNEDIAAVPLVRHPRRALTRRLTRAVTGVLLLAAALFLLAWINFLPAWPWQAALVLLPFAVLVGWDRYRTLGHALAGKYLVTRSGSLARNTVAVRRDKLTGIVVHRSFFQRRAGLITVVAPIAAGRGHYHVLDVDETDGLALADRAVPGLLSQFLIAES